In Herbinix luporum, a single window of DNA contains:
- a CDS encoding ABC transporter permease yields MDRAIKNFKKYRYLLFELTKKNIKLKYRRSYLGILWTLLEPILTTIVLTLVFIGIRKKNDATFPVYILTGRLLYSFFSQSTKQAMKSIRSNSGMIKKVYVPKYIYPLSNILSSYIISMISMIVLFGAMIIFKVYPTVYIFNAIIPLFLILVLSLGMGLILATLAVFFRDMEYLWDVALMMIMYTSAIFYDASSVGAQWIFYFNPIYHIIINFRNCIYGHSLDPQALFISAAYSFASLLIGILLFYKKQDKFILNI; encoded by the coding sequence TTGGATAGAGCAATTAAAAACTTCAAGAAATATAGATATCTATTATTTGAACTGACCAAAAAGAATATTAAGCTAAAATATAGACGTTCTTATCTAGGCATATTATGGACACTTTTAGAACCGATTCTGACTACTATTGTTTTGACACTGGTTTTTATAGGCATACGTAAAAAAAATGATGCAACATTTCCTGTCTATATTTTAACAGGAAGACTTTTATACTCCTTCTTTTCCCAGTCGACAAAACAAGCAATGAAATCTATAAGAAGTAATAGTGGTATGATAAAGAAGGTATATGTTCCCAAGTACATTTACCCTTTGTCCAATATTTTGTCATCCTATATTATTTCTATGATTTCAATGATTGTACTATTTGGAGCCATGATTATATTTAAGGTTTATCCCACAGTCTATATTTTTAATGCAATTATACCCTTGTTTTTAATCTTGGTTCTTAGCTTGGGTATGGGATTAATCCTAGCAACCTTGGCGGTTTTTTTCCGTGATATGGAATATCTATGGGATGTTGCCTTAATGATGATTATGTATACTTCAGCTATATTTTATGATGCAAGCTCCGTAGGTGCCCAGTGGATATTTTATTTTAATCCAATCTACCATATAATTATTAATTTTAGAAATTGTATTTATGGTCATAGCTTAGATCCACAGGCATTATTTATTTCTGCAGCTTATAGTTTTGCTTCATTGTTAATCGGTATTCTGTTATTTTATAAGAAACAGGATAAATTCATATTAAATATCTAA
- a CDS encoding CDP-glycerol glycerophosphotransferase family protein, whose amino-acid sequence MKVSVIIPFHRGEGYLRDCLDSLVAQTYGNLEVIVVSDHAPKEDLACVSEYGDKLDVKLHHLDNKTGVAAARNLGLDVATGDYVYFLDSDDYLYENTIELLVEAALDRDDDITYGKKKPTWFQRSVYFLREQEEKESKDQEEESDLETPSEDEQEDDDNQADSAEDPSDDKESTEEGEEEKRDKKFKKIEESEEEIINEEELTEEEKQLRREARTRQAYRILVSKRKGVKNISVLNILFKRSFVEENKLRFPEDLVYLSDAPFLMEALSKTDRYKKRFAALYVKRKHNDAINFPALSQIKDPNRFNELIAAYYETKKRIEYNPDLMDRFEKKYISYYTRVYAPRLKRSVNDIWREENFIKMSLLAKEINKEVIKGLKGYRRRLVKALIKQDVNKSLRIVKLHLGIKKLKKVLRSRKALGRALYVHVFLKRPMKENWILFESFFGKSYSDSPKYIYEYISANAPGKYKCIWIINKKGTKIPFRHKKIKRFSLRYYYYVARAGYMVFNSRQPEWIVKREGNIFLQTWHGTPLKKLVFDIDDISSATPRYKQQVYKQSRAWDYLIAANEFSSKTFKRCFMFDNTMLETGYPRNDILHSKDRDQIAAIIRKRLGIPKEKKIILYAPTWRDDEFYDKGKYKFKLQLDLDLMKKELGDEYVFLLRTHYFIADSLDVSHLKGFAYNVSKYDDISELYLISDILITDYSSVFFDFANLKRPMLFFTYDLEKYRDVLRGFYIDIEKEVPGPLVFTSEEVVDSIKNIDIIEQKYKSRYEEFYNRFCAWEDGQASKKVVESVFKI is encoded by the coding sequence ATGAAAGTAAGTGTAATCATTCCATTTCATAGGGGGGAAGGATATTTAAGGGATTGTCTTGATAGTTTGGTGGCACAAACCTATGGTAATCTTGAGGTTATTGTTGTCAGTGACCATGCCCCTAAGGAGGATTTGGCATGTGTATCAGAATATGGGGATAAATTAGATGTAAAATTACATCATTTAGATAATAAGACTGGGGTTGCAGCAGCTAGAAACTTAGGGCTAGATGTAGCAACGGGGGACTATGTATATTTTCTAGATAGTGATGACTACTTATATGAGAATACTATTGAACTGCTGGTAGAGGCAGCTCTTGACAGAGATGATGATATCACTTACGGAAAGAAGAAACCTACCTGGTTTCAAAGAAGTGTATATTTTCTTAGGGAACAGGAGGAAAAAGAAAGCAAGGATCAAGAAGAGGAAAGTGATTTAGAAACCCCTTCAGAAGATGAGCAGGAAGATGATGATAACCAGGCTGATAGTGCAGAAGATCCCTCAGATGATAAGGAAAGCACCGAGGAAGGTGAGGAAGAGAAGAGGGATAAGAAATTTAAGAAAATTGAAGAGTCGGAAGAAGAGATTATTAATGAAGAGGAGCTGACAGAAGAAGAGAAACAACTTCGTAGGGAAGCTAGGACAAGACAAGCATATCGTATTTTAGTAAGTAAAAGAAAAGGTGTTAAAAACATTTCTGTTTTAAATATCTTGTTCAAACGAAGCTTTGTAGAAGAAAATAAGCTGCGCTTTCCTGAAGATTTAGTTTATTTGTCGGATGCTCCCTTTCTTATGGAAGCCTTATCAAAAACAGACAGGTATAAAAAGCGTTTTGCAGCTCTTTATGTTAAGCGTAAGCACAATGATGCCATTAATTTTCCGGCCCTATCTCAGATTAAAGACCCTAATCGCTTCAATGAGTTAATTGCTGCATATTACGAAACAAAAAAACGTATAGAATACAATCCTGATTTAATGGATAGGTTTGAGAAAAAATATATCTCATACTATACAAGGGTATACGCTCCTAGATTAAAAAGGAGTGTAAATGATATCTGGCGTGAAGAGAACTTTATTAAGATGAGTCTCCTTGCTAAAGAAATAAACAAAGAAGTTATAAAGGGACTTAAAGGATACAGACGCCGCCTTGTTAAAGCTTTGATTAAACAGGATGTTAACAAATCACTTCGTATAGTTAAGCTTCATTTAGGTATAAAAAAATTAAAAAAGGTTTTAAGAAGTAGAAAGGCTTTAGGCAGAGCCTTATATGTTCATGTGTTTTTAAAGAGACCCATGAAGGAAAACTGGATTCTATTCGAAAGTTTTTTTGGAAAAAGTTATTCGGACAGCCCCAAATATATTTATGAATATATATCCGCTAATGCACCAGGTAAATATAAATGTATTTGGATTATAAATAAAAAAGGAACTAAGATTCCTTTTCGCCATAAGAAGATTAAGCGTTTTAGTTTAAGATATTACTATTATGTTGCAAGAGCTGGCTATATGGTTTTTAACAGCCGTCAGCCTGAGTGGATTGTAAAAAGGGAAGGAAATATATTCTTACAGACCTGGCACGGTACTCCTTTAAAGAAACTGGTATTTGATATAGATGATATCAGTTCTGCTACACCCAGATATAAACAGCAGGTATACAAGCAGTCAAGGGCATGGGATTATCTGATTGCTGCCAATGAATTTAGCTCTAAAACCTTCAAACGTTGTTTTATGTTTGATAATACTATGTTGGAGACCGGGTATCCAAGAAATGATATCCTTCATTCCAAAGACCGTGATCAAATTGCTGCCATTATAAGAAAACGCCTTGGTATCCCCAAGGAAAAGAAAATTATTTTATATGCACCCACATGGAGAGATGATGAGTTTTACGATAAGGGTAAGTATAAATTTAAATTACAGTTAGATTTGGATTTAATGAAAAAGGAATTAGGAGATGAGTATGTATTTTTACTTCGTACCCATTATTTTATAGCAGATTCTCTTGATGTCAGCCATCTAAAAGGATTTGCTTACAATGTGAGCAAGTACGATGATATATCGGAACTTTATTTAATATCTGATATTTTAATAACAGATTACTCATCGGTATTTTTTGATTTTGCCAATTTAAAAAGACCTATGCTATTCTTTACCTATGATTTGGAAAAGTATAGGGATGTCCTTCGTGGTTTTTATATTGATATTGAAAAGGAAGTACCGGGTCCTTTGGTATTTACAAGTGAAGAAGTTGTTGATAGTATAAAAAATATTGATATAATAGAACAAAAGTATAAATCAAGGTATGAAGAATTTTATAATAGATTTTGTGCTTGGGAAGATGGACAGGCTTCCAAAAAAGTGGTAGAATCGGTATTCAAGATATAA